From one Arcobacter lacus genomic stretch:
- a CDS encoding chemotaxis protein CheA has translation MSFDISKYREMFLEEAVELFESADNVLLEAENNGSLTDDEMGQLFRDVHTLKGSGASVELAFFAEFTHDVENLMDKLRSHKIEFVPEMAGTLIDGLDVMKEILDLEVADQMTREKFVEMTSSLLEDIRAYSNGTAVQKVETPKIEEKKKEIPSVNSSDKENFGFFDNGLNEQRDNKNQPYGIFADDDINEEQKNYGFFDDNLEKKSDNLNDDDFKLDNNKEDFGFFDDMPSISPDSVMKTNDIEEQKIEIPSTIQKETEIATKKPKPTTNNTEDEAKKVASNNNNSIRVNLDKIDLLMNNVGDLVITNAMLTQFSSTIEETKTRGSVLERLELLERHIRDMQDSIMSIRMVPMDSIYSKFPKVVRDISKKLNKKVEFKHYGDNVEIDKAMIEGLTDPLMHIIRNSLDHGIEMPEDRVALGKTETGSISISAEQANGQMIITIQDDGKGIDSERVAQKALEKGQIDENQYNAMTNNEKALLIFGAGISTADKITDISGRGVGMDVVKTNIHKLGGVINLDTEIGKGTTITIMLPLTLAILDGLDIRVANQKYILPLSSIVESLQPTADMIKKIGDGTQDLLMLREEFIPVVKLHQLFGLEKSFEKLEDGMLIVVKSGNTKVALSIDEFLNQHQVVVKPLDKNFRSVQGIGAATVKGDGSIGLILDVVGIINAQIKIEKDMNAMKKAS, from the coding sequence ATGTCGTTTGATATTTCTAAATATAGAGAGATGTTTCTAGAAGAAGCAGTTGAACTTTTTGAATCAGCAGATAATGTACTTTTAGAAGCTGAAAATAATGGTTCTTTAACAGATGATGAAATGGGTCAATTGTTCAGAGATGTACATACATTAAAAGGAAGTGGTGCTTCTGTAGAATTGGCTTTTTTTGCTGAATTTACACATGATGTTGAGAACTTAATGGACAAGTTAAGAAGTCATAAAATTGAGTTTGTTCCTGAAATGGCTGGAACTTTAATCGATGGGCTTGATGTTATGAAAGAGATATTGGATCTTGAAGTAGCAGATCAAATGACTAGAGAAAAATTTGTAGAGATGACAAGCTCTTTATTAGAAGATATTAGAGCTTATTCAAATGGTACTGCTGTACAAAAGGTAGAAACTCCAAAAATTGAAGAAAAGAAAAAAGAAATTCCATCAGTAAATTCTTCTGATAAAGAAAATTTTGGATTTTTTGATAATGGATTAAATGAACAAAGAGACAACAAAAACCAACCTTATGGAATTTTTGCTGATGATGACATAAATGAAGAACAAAAAAATTATGGCTTTTTTGATGATAATTTAGAAAAAAAATCAGATAATTTAAATGATGATGATTTTAAATTAGATAATAATAAAGAAGATTTTGGATTCTTTGATGATATGCCAAGTATATCTCCTGATTCAGTTATGAAAACAAATGATATTGAAGAGCAAAAAATAGAAATACCATCTACTATTCAAAAAGAAACAGAAATAGCTACAAAAAAACCAAAACCTACTACTAACAATACAGAAGATGAAGCTAAAAAAGTTGCTTCAAACAATAATAATAGTATTAGAGTAAATCTAGATAAAATTGATTTATTAATGAATAATGTAGGTGATTTAGTTATTACAAATGCTATGCTTACACAATTTTCTTCTACTATAGAAGAGACAAAAACTAGAGGTTCAGTTTTAGAAAGATTAGAATTATTGGAAAGACATATTAGAGATATGCAAGATTCTATCATGAGTATTAGAATGGTTCCTATGGATTCAATATATTCAAAATTCCCAAAAGTTGTAAGGGATATTTCTAAAAAACTTAACAAAAAAGTAGAATTCAAACATTATGGGGATAATGTTGAAATTGATAAAGCTATGATTGAAGGTTTAACAGATCCTTTAATGCACATTATTAGAAACTCTTTAGATCATGGTATTGAAATGCCAGAAGACAGGGTTGCTCTTGGAAAAACAGAAACAGGTTCTATTAGTATTTCAGCTGAGCAAGCGAATGGTCAAATGATTATTACTATACAAGATGATGGAAAAGGTATAGACTCAGAAAGAGTTGCACAAAAAGCTTTAGAAAAAGGTCAAATTGATGAAAATCAATATAATGCTATGACTAATAATGAAAAAGCTCTACTAATTTTTGGAGCAGGAATTTCAACTGCAGATAAAATCACTGATATTTCTGGACGTGGTGTAGGAATGGATGTTGTTAAAACAAATATTCATAAATTAGGTGGAGTTATTAATCTTGATACAGAAATAGGAAAAGGTACAACTATTACGATTATGTTACCACTAACTCTTGCAATATTAGATGGTTTAGATATTAGAGTTGCAAATCAAAAATACATTTTACCATTAAGTTCTATAGTAGAATCACTTCAACCAACTGCAGATATGATTAAAAAAATTGGTGATGGAACACAAGATTTATTAATGTTAAGAGAAGAATTTATACCTGTAGTGAAATTACATCAACTATTTGGTTTAGAAAAAAGCTTTGAAAAACTAGAAGATGGAATGTTAATTGTAGTTAAATCAGGAAATACAAAAGTGGCTTTATCTATAGATGAATTCTTAAATCAACATCAAGTTGTTGTTAAACCACTTGATAAAAACTTTAGAAGTGTTCAAGGAATAGGGGCTGCTACAGTTAAAGGTGATGGAAGTATTGGTCTTATTTTAGATGTTGTAGGAATCATTAATGCACAAATTAAAATAGAAAAAGATATGAATGCTATGAAAAAGGCTTCTTAA
- a CDS encoding chemotaxis protein CheD, producing MIIIGHKDGSIEKSSSVRFTDKTKGYNTYTVIGGEFAVGNDDDNVAFKTLLGSCVAIMFYDKTKKIKAMNHFLLPNTNDNRNDMKYGLYSVEAMLNEMYKLGCSKTNMVAKISGGADIMQLDLSSSSNNTIGKRNVEFAKDFCKSEGFKIVSEHTRGENGRLILLADDFETFIKVTQKSETNNKILSTEKSLQQEIKREPVIKEYIGGVDLFDNNKHKKAEPEMEIELF from the coding sequence TTGATTATAATAGGACATAAAGATGGAAGTATTGAAAAGTCTTCTTCTGTTAGATTTACTGATAAAACTAAAGGATACAACACTTACACAGTAATTGGTGGAGAATTTGCTGTTGGAAATGATGATGATAATGTTGCCTTTAAGACACTTCTTGGTTCTTGTGTTGCCATTATGTTTTATGATAAAACAAAAAAAATAAAAGCTATGAATCATTTTTTATTGCCAAATACAAATGATAATAGAAATGATATGAAATATGGACTATATTCTGTTGAAGCAATGCTAAATGAAATGTATAAACTTGGATGTAGTAAAACAAATATGGTAGCAAAAATATCTGGTGGTGCTGATATTATGCAATTAGATTTGTCATCTTCTTCTAATAATACTATTGGGAAAAGAAATGTTGAATTTGCTAAAGATTTTTGTAAATCAGAAGGTTTTAAAATAGTTAGTGAACATACAAGAGGTGAAAATGGTAGATTAATCCTTTTAGCTGATGATTTTGAAACTTTTATTAAAGTTACTCAAAAATCTGAAACTAATAATAAAATTCTATCTACAGAAAAATCTTTACAACAAGAAATCAAAAGAGAACCAGTTATCAAAGAATATATTGGTGGTGTTGACTTGTTTGATAATAATAAACATAAAAAAGCTGAACCAGAGATGGAAATCGAGCTTTTCTAA
- a CDS encoding response regulator: MVKLLIVDDSTMLRDMLNYALNEGGYTNVTEAVDGVDGLAKAKATDFDLIITDVNMPNMDGLALIGELRKLPQYSKTPILVLTTERSDEMKAKGKMAGATGWIVKPFVPDQLLKAVNIVLSR, encoded by the coding sequence ATGGTTAAGCTTTTAATAGTAGATGATTCTACAATGTTAAGGGATATGCTGAATTACGCATTAAATGAAGGTGGTTATACTAACGTAACTGAAGCAGTTGATGGTGTCGATGGTTTAGCAAAAGCGAAAGCTACAGACTTTGATTTAATAATCACAGACGTAAATATGCCGAATATGGATGGATTAGCTCTTATTGGTGAGTTGAGAAAACTACCACAATATTCAAAAACACCTATTTTGGTTCTTACTACAGAAAGAAGTGATGAAATGAAAGCAAAAGGTAAAATGGCAGGAGCAACAGGATGGATTGTAAAACCTTTTGTTCCAGACCAATTATTAAAAGCAGTGAATATAGTTTTAAGCAGATAA
- a CDS encoding protein-glutamate methylesterase/protein-glutamine glutaminase, with protein MYTVLVIDDSASMRSIIKDMINSIEDFEVIAVATDAYDAREKIKEYEPDLVTIDINMPKMDGVTFLRNLMRLHPMPAVVISGESVRGNDIFDDGAVGFIPKPNSGEPMSNFEARIKDTLLNLTFLLSRYTLKKSPAIKKPTTYKSTHNVDYKVHPDEVIPLRAAKFPGAKVIAIGSSTGGVESLLRVFKKLPSGLPPIVLTQHIPYGFSNSLAHRLNDNSEVEVCEAKDGMILEKGHAYLAPGNMHLTIEKYGNDFKTKLLDTKKVSQHKPSVDVLFRSVNNTVGGGAMAVMMTGMGDDGTIAMKELFDNGAYTVAQNEASCVVFGMPMKAIQAGAVKDIVHLDEIADYIINFSKGKLK; from the coding sequence ATGTATACAGTTTTAGTTATAGATGATTCTGCTTCAATGAGAAGTATAATTAAAGATATGATAAATTCTATTGAAGACTTTGAAGTAATAGCAGTAGCAACAGATGCCTATGATGCTAGAGAAAAAATTAAAGAATATGAACCAGATTTAGTAACGATTGATATAAATATGCCTAAAATGGATGGTGTTACATTTTTAAGAAATTTAATGCGTCTTCATCCTATGCCAGCAGTTGTAATCTCTGGAGAAAGTGTTAGAGGAAATGATATTTTTGATGATGGAGCAGTAGGTTTTATTCCTAAACCAAACTCTGGTGAACCTATGTCAAACTTTGAAGCTAGAATAAAAGATACTTTATTGAATTTGACATTCCTTTTGAGTAGATATACTTTAAAAAAGTCTCCTGCTATAAAAAAACCTACAACTTATAAATCAACACATAATGTTGATTATAAAGTACATCCTGACGAAGTTATACCTCTTAGAGCAGCAAAATTTCCAGGAGCAAAAGTAATAGCAATTGGTTCATCAACAGGTGGAGTTGAATCACTATTAAGAGTTTTTAAAAAACTTCCTAGTGGATTACCCCCAATTGTTTTAACACAACATATTCCTTATGGTTTTTCGAACTCTTTGGCTCATAGATTAAATGATAATTCTGAAGTTGAAGTTTGTGAGGCAAAAGATGGAATGATTTTAGAAAAAGGTCACGCTTATTTAGCCCCAGGAAATATGCATTTAACTATTGAAAAATATGGAAATGATTTTAAAACAAAATTGCTTGATACAAAAAAAGTAAGCCAACATAAACCAAGCGTCGATGTTCTTTTTAGATCAGTTAATAATACAGTTGGTGGTGGAGCAATGGCTGTTATGATGACAGGTATGGGAGATGATGGAACAATAGCTATGAAAGAATTATTTGATAATGGTGCATATACAGTTGCTCAAAATGAAGCAAGTTGTGTAGTATTTGGTATGCCTATGAAAGCGATACAAGCAGGAGCTGTAAAAGATATAGTACATTTAGATGAAATTGCTGATTATATTATTAATTTCTCAAAAGGAAAACTCAAATAA
- a CDS encoding CheR family methyltransferase, with amino-acid sequence MSEKNEVHERIKKLLYSLTGITLTENKDIMISNRIDKLKRNCKFYGDIEDLLTSIEKGNNVTEFINSFTTNKTHFFREDFHFVDLKNRVLPEFAKNGQKINMYCSASSTGEEPYSMAMTVLKTSEDLGKTISASIIATDIDTSVLQYAANGIYRYSKASKEFPEWIKPQKYFKRRVQQNLSGEEVLIKVNDELKRMINFHVMNLNDSSYPFSKNQFDVIFCRNVLIYFSVEDQNTILKKLFAHLKIGGTLYLGHSENPQDLIKYVKRIGQNIFIKEKEIF; translated from the coding sequence ATGTCAGAAAAAAATGAAGTTCATGAAAGGATAAAAAAACTTCTTTATTCTTTGACAGGAATTACTCTAACAGAGAATAAAGATATTATGATTTCTAATAGAATTGATAAATTAAAAAGAAATTGTAAATTTTATGGTGATATTGAAGATTTATTGACTTCTATTGAAAAAGGCAATAATGTAACAGAGTTTATTAACTCATTTACAACAAATAAAACTCATTTTTTTAGAGAAGATTTTCATTTTGTTGATTTAAAAAATAGAGTTCTTCCTGAATTTGCAAAAAATGGTCAAAAAATAAATATGTACTGTTCTGCTTCTTCAACAGGGGAAGAGCCATATTCTATGGCAATGACGGTTTTAAAGACAAGCGAAGATTTAGGAAAAACTATAAGTGCTTCAATTATAGCAACAGATATTGATACTAGTGTATTACAATATGCAGCAAATGGTATTTATAGATATTCAAAAGCTTCAAAAGAGTTTCCGGAATGGATAAAACCACAAAAATATTTTAAAAGAAGAGTTCAACAAAATCTTTCTGGAGAAGAAGTATTAATAAAAGTAAATGATGAGTTAAAAAGAATGATTAATTTTCATGTTATGAATTTAAATGACTCTTCATATCCATTCTCTAAAAATCAATTTGATGTAATTTTTTGTAGAAATGTTTTAATATATTTTTCAGTTGAAGATCAAAATACAATACTAAAAAAGTTATTTGCTCACTTAAAAATAGGTGGGACACTATATCTAGGGCATTCTGAAAATCCACAAGATTTAATAAAATATGTAAAAAGAATAGGGCAGAATATTTTTATAAAAGAGAAGGAAATCTTTTGA